The Microbacterium trichothecenolyticum sequence CGAGATGTCGACGATGGTTCGAGTCGCGCGGAGGGATGCGCCGGGGTCCGCGCCGCTGATGATCTCGCACAGAGTGAGGTCGTGAACGGAGAGTGGGCCCTGCCGGGATCGAACCGACGACATCCACGGTGTAAACGTGGCGCTCTACCAGCTGAGCTAAAGGCCCGGGATGCCACGAGTCTAGCGTCCGTCCCACGTGCGGCCGTGCGGTCATACCGTGCCGCCGATGTCGGAGGCCCGGGGTAGCGTGGAACCCGTGAATGCCGATCCCGCCGACCAGCGCAAACTGCTCGACCTCGCCGACCTCGACGCGCGTATCCGGCGCGATGAGAAGGTCGCGGGCAACCCGCCCCAGGCCGAGCGCGTGCGGGAACTCATCGCGCAGCGGTCCGTGCTGTCGCAAGAGCTGGCGACCCGAGCCAATACGCGTGACGACATCACCGCCGAACTGAAGCGGCTCGAGTCCGACGTCGCCGTCGTCGACGCCCGCATCGCGCGCGACACCGAGCGCCTCGCCGCGTCGTCGAACCCGAAGCAGGCGCAGGGGTTCGAGAGCGAACTGGCCTCGCTCGGCCGCCGCAAGAGCGATCTGGAAGACGCCGAGATCGCGCTCATGGAGCGCCTCGAGGCAGCCGACGCCGCGGTCGCCGAGCAGGAAGCGCGCATCGCCGAGACCAACGCCCTGGGCGCGCAGCTCAGCGCCGAAGCGAAGACCACCGTCGCCGACGCGACGACCCGTCTCGAGGGCGCACGTCGCGATCGCGATGCCATCGCGGCATCCGTCCCCGGCGATCTCCTGGCGCTGTACGAACGGCTCGCCTCCCGCGGCAACGGCGCCGGTCTGCTGCGCGCGGGCGCCTGCGAGGCGTGCCGGATGGTGCTTCCGCCGAGCGACCTTGCCACCGTACGCCGGGCGCAGACCGACGAAGTGGTCTTCTGCCCCGAGTGCGGCGCGATCCTCGTTCGCACCGAAGAATCTCGATGACCCCGTACGGCGTCCGTGGCGTCTGACACGGTCGTCGTCGGGCGCACCACCTCGGGGCGCGCGGCCCTCATCGACCTGGATGCCGACGGCACGGCCCGCGGCATGACCGAGTTCGACGAGTCCGATCTGCCCGCCACCATCGCATCACGTGAGACTGCGGGCGAGGTGCGGTGGGTCTGGGCCGACACCGCCGAGATCTACGGCCGGCTCCTCGCCACCGGCGTCCGCGTGGCCCGCGCGTGGGATCTCCGTCTCGTCCACGCCATCCTGCGCGACGCCGTCGCCGTCTCCGAAGACCACGGCCTGCGTGCCGCCACGGCATGGGATGCCGACACCTCGACCCCCAGCCCCGGTGACACGCTCTTCGACCTGGGGGAGCCGGCATTCGCAGTCCCGCACAGCGCCGACGCCGCGCTTACGGAGTATGCCCGGCAGACCGCGGCGATCGCCTCGTCGCGCACGCCGGGGGCGCTCCGCTTACTGTGCGCCGCGGAATCGGCGGGTGCACTCATCGCCGCCGAACTTCACGTCGCCGGCGTGCCGTGGAGCGTCGAGGCCCACGTCGACCTGCTGGAGCGGGAGCTCGGCCCACGTCACGGGGGTGCCCTGCCCGCGCGCATCGAGCAGACCGCCGCCGTCGTTCGCGCAGCTCTCGGTGACCCGTCGGCCTCGCTCGACTCGCAGCCGC is a genomic window containing:
- a CDS encoding zinc ribbon domain-containing protein, which encodes MNADPADQRKLLDLADLDARIRRDEKVAGNPPQAERVRELIAQRSVLSQELATRANTRDDITAELKRLESDVAVVDARIARDTERLAASSNPKQAQGFESELASLGRRKSDLEDAEIALMERLEAADAAVAEQEARIAETNALGAQLSAEAKTTVADATTRLEGARRDRDAIAASVPGDLLALYERLASRGNGAGLLRAGACEACRMVLPPSDLATVRRAQTDEVVFCPECGAILVRTEESR